CTTGGGAGAGGAATGCTTTAAGGAGTAGCACAACAGTACACTTTGACTTCCTGCAGGTTAGAAGCAGGAAGGAATTATGATCTCAAATGGGCAAGGTGCATTTAAGTACTAGGACTTACTTCAGTTTTAGGTGACTTATGTGTTTCTCATACATATTAACTGGCATACATGCATATTAGTCAAAAGTGGTTTATGTACCGAAGGTTTGCCTATTGTTCACCATCACAGCTCTAGACTTAAGGTGTCCTGTAAAACTGCAGGTaaagtaataaaatatattataaataagaCTATGATGTACAGTTTTAGAATACTTCATACCCCAAACTTGCTGGAAAAGCAGTTTAGACAGCACCCAGCATTTACTTAGAATTGAAAAAAACTAATGCATTTGACCACAAGTTAATTCAGCCTGCAGCTATTAGTTAGTTGCTTTAATCAATTCTGTCAAAGATCTTACCTGCTTCTTGGCCATGTAACGGACCTGGATCTTGAACGTGATCTGGATCTAGATCTAAGTTTGAAAAGAAACTAATAAAAACCAATCAAGCTCCAGGAGAAAGTATTAAAGTCACCTATCAAAGTAGCCTTGTTGCCGATTGGTGCTAAGGTAACTGTCAAGATCACAGGACCTACAGGGTGCATAGGACAATCAGAACAGACACCTAGCTTACACAGAATAAGGCTATAGGTTTAACCATGTAGTCCCAAAAGCTCAGTGCTTGCCTAAATGGTGGGGTAATGTGCTGCACATTAATTTGTCTGTGTAGCCCGTTTTTGTttgaaacagcactatgttaaagcacaccaGGGAACCTTTGtgcgcaccagcagggtctacccAGATCAATTAACGCACAAGCATATTAATGCTCTTTAGAGATCACATCGCAGTACTGCACATTTCTGctctgtgtaaacaagccctcagAAAACTATTTTTTCACTATCTACTTTAGTTCAAGAGGAACTAAAGTTAATGTATTCCCCAATAGCCCTTTTAAAGGAATTATAGTTCGGTCTTGAGGGTTGTCAGGCCCTTTTCAAAGAGTCTGCTCTGCAAACACGTAAAGTTACACTTCCCACAAATATGTTCTGAATCTACCACCTTAATAAAAACATTATCGGGTAGTCATTGTGCATAATAACAATTACCTTGATCTTTTTAAAGAACCAGACCGGGACCTGCGGGGTGAGGCTGATCTAGATCTACGAGGAGAGACAGATCTGGATCTGCGAAGGGAAGCTGACCTGGACCTGCagggaaaaatttaaaaatataattatgcaATGTTTGATTTctcttaaaaaagggaagcacAAGACAGTCTGAAACGCACCTCCTACCACGGCTTCGGCTGCGTGACCGAGAATACCTTCTTCCTCTGGACCTTGAATGAGATCTAGACCGTGACCTAATGTTAGGTTAGAAAAAATAAGTATTAGAAAAGAACTTTAGCAATTAGTGCACTTGAGCCTCTGCTGAAGTCAAAATTTCAGACAACTAAAAATTAGTGTCTGTCAGTTGGAAAAAACTCAGGGCCTATTTGTTTTGAGTATTTTTACTACCTAGAAAAGATGTTAAGCTGAATTACATTTAGAATTACATTATAATATAAAACACTGtaatgtgtatttaaaataaaccttGCAAGTTTGCAGGTCGACCCTCTTTGGCCCAAGGTCTAGCAGATCTAGACGATCTAGAAGTATCTATAGCCGATCGCTGCATCTAGGTGTTCTCTTCAATCTAACGACGATCAAACTGACAGCCAAATGAGCCAGGGTGAGGCTTGATTGACGCAAGAAGATTTTTCTAGGTGGGAATGTGGTCAATCTGGTGTTCCTCTTTCTAAACCGGAGGGGGGGGGGCCCCAATTGAAAGCCAAATTTACTGTTACGGCGATCACCGTCTCAAATTTTCTGCCCTTTAAAGAATATGGTGAAGCTAGGTGTAGATGGCTCGAGGGGATCTGGCCTCTTATGCTGATCACCTCAAGGTCTAGGAGGATCTTAATTGTCGGATTTTGCAAGGCGCCTCAGCATGATATCTTAAGGCTCGTGACATTCTGAATCAAGGCGACTGACTCAAACGAAGAAACCTGAAAGGTTTTGACCAGGTTGATTATTAATATATTAACATTTATATGAAATAACAAATTGTAATATATACCTGTATAATTACAGCATTAAAGTTAAATTAAACTGGCATAACATTCTCTCCTTGGCTAATGACTACACCAGTTACTGGTGAAAAGAACCAATCACTCCTTTCACACGCATACCTGCTCCTCCGTCGACGACTATAGCGATGACAGTCATAAGCATAATGGCCTTTCTCGCCACATTCATAACATCGGTCATTAGGATCAAATGGTCGCCGCGCAGGAGGTCTATCGTAGCGGGAGCGACGGGGCATGCCTGTTGACAGCTCAACTCTCACTCTGGAGCCACAAATCACCCTGTAATTTGATATATGCAAAATATCAATTAATAATCTGGTATTTTTCCTTATCTAATGCCTATTAAATAAGAAAGCCAATCTCTAAAGAATCACTAAAATTTGAGAATCCCATTTCTGTAAAAGAGTACATCTTTTAAGCTCTGGTCTACACCTAACACTTCGGTCAACCTAGTTATGTCGCTCAGGGTTCTGAAAAATTCTcacctgagagatgtagttaagcctaCACAAGCCCTGTTGTAGacactagggatgtaaaatattaaacgATCAAATGGTTAACCGATATTAGTCTTACCGTTACTATATTgcagtttacatttaaaacagaTTGCCCCTGCCCCCACGTGCGAGCACACCATGTGCATTAACAAATCCGCCTCTTCCctatcctcctcctgctccccactcaGTGGCAGCGCCCAGGCAGGACAAGCCAGGCTGCCCTTGCACGGTGATGGCTCGAGAGCCCGTAACACCAGGGAGCGGGGGCGGATGAAACGCGTTGTGCTCTCGGGCTATCAATGCCGGTTCCCAGGGTTGGGTGCCTCACTCCCCACCAGGAGCCAGCACAGCAACCCCAGCCGCGCACATGCTCTTCCACACAAACAtgggccccctgcctggggagcaGCCACCACCCCCCGTTGGCCCAGCCCCTCGAGAGACCCCTCACCATCTCGGGAGACTATGCGGAGGCCCTGGACACCGTCCAGACCCCTACTGTGTGGGCGGCTACTCAGGGCGCCGCTCACTGCTGCCACGTGATGTGGGTGCGGCGGGCTGAGGGGGCAGGTGGCGCTGGGCACTAAGTCTGGCAGTGCCGCTACTAGGGAGATCTCGCCACCTCCTGGCCTGGCCCATGGGGTGGCCAGGAAGCTGGGAAGCAAGGGGAACGTGACCGGAACTAGCCAAAGTCCCGCAATGCACCAAGGGAGACCAGACCACGTGAGAGGGGAGACTGGTGTTGCCATGACACCTCCCAGTCACTTGACAGGTTCTCCCTGCCACCATAATACTCCCAGATTACGTGAtggtctctccctctccccccacctcccatcgCCATGACagtgtgtggggcggggagggggggaatatgaCGGGGTGCGAACTggggatgtaaaatattaaacagttAACCGATAAAATTTTTAGTTGCTTAAatgggtattttttaaaatgatatttacatccctagtagACACCATGAGGTTTATGGAAGAATTCTACCGTCCTTGTCTCTCAAGTCCTGGATTTACTGCAGTGATGGAGATACTGTTTCCATCCCTGCAgcagcaagtgtctacactacagcgggaCGGTGGcaatgctgctgtagcacttataGGTCAGACACATCCTTAGTAAGAAGTTAAGGCCACCAGAAATACAATACATTCGTACTTTCCATCCAAACCTCGAACTGCGTCTTCAGCATCTCTTGGGTCTTCAAACTCCACAAAGGCGAAGCCCGGCGGGTTCCGCGCGATCCACACAGTGCGCAGGGGGCCATAGTAGCTGAAGGCTCGCTCCAGTTCTCCCTTCCCGGCCCCAGTGCCCAGGTTCCCCACGTACACCTTGGTCTCTGCAAGAGCAAATCACACAATCATTGAGTAACTGAGtagccctttccctccctcccccaagaccTGCAGGGTCGCCCCAGTTAAGCAAGGCGGCTGGTGTAAAGTTACAAACTGCTGATCATCACAATTTGCTACTGGCAGAAGTTACTGACATCTAGGTGTTCTTTTTGCTGCCCTGTCACAATCTGCTGCCTCTGACTTTCCCATACTCCCATCCCAGGTAGCAAATTATGACAGATGGGGTAGACCCATCACAACTttctgtgggggggtggagggcgagaaaacctggatttgtgctggaaatggcccaacttgatgatcactttagataagctattaccagcaggacagtggggtgggaggaggtattgtttcatattctgtgtgtgtatataaagtctgctgcagtttccacggtatgcatccgatgaagtgagctgtagctcacgaaagctcatgctcaaataaattggttagtctctaaggtgccacaagtactccttttctttttgcgaatacagactaacacggctgttactctgaaaactttctaCCTCTCACCTTCCCCGTCCCCGTCAAACTGGTGGGCGCAGAATGTATTCGGGGGTATGGGGGGTTGAGAcgctttatggggaaaaaaataactgcacacattttacccacagcaatgaacAACTAGCAAAGCGGATTCCTCCAGACATGTCAGGTCCTCAGACGGCGCTGTGCCCTTGACTCTAGATGGCGCTGTGCGCTTGACAGATTTCTGTTTAGCTTGCACAGCATTATCCAAAGTTGTTGCCATCTGTACATTCGATGCcatactgtttttaatatttagtgagagttgcatgttgatgttttaaaaattggcatatgTACTAGTGTGGCAGGGGTGTGGGGCAAattactacagacacaaagaaggcgGCATGATCAGGGGTTagagcagtggctttcaacctttccagacaactgtactcctttcaggcatctgatttgtcttgtgtatccccaagtttcacctcacttaaaaattatttgcctacaaaaatcaaataaaaatacaaaagtatcacagctcACTGTTACTGAAATagtgctgactttctcatttttaccatataattataaaataaatcaactggaatataaatattgtccttacatttcagtgtataaagcagtataaacaagtcattgtctgtatgaaattttagtttgcactgacttcactagtgctttttccgtggcctgttgtaaaactaggcaaatacctagatgagtataccccctggttgagaactacttggttagagcactcagctgagaTGTGGGAAACACTGTTCAAataatttttcctcccttctgccTAAGGGAAAATGAACTTGGGTaccccacatcccaggcaagtgtaCTAACCACTAGGCTAGAAGTGATAAGGTAAATGGTAACCACATCTaataggcagcctctgagcacaaccacaggatcaggcccacatgCAAAATAAGCATTGCCTCCCACCAtcttccctggtttgtgaattgctctgcgTCTTGGGTGGGATACAGGTAACCAGATGCCTAGAGtaaggcagcagtgtgcatgcttaAAAGTAGacacttaggcacctaaggaaCTTTTACCCTTAGAATATAAAAACCGAGTGCTTAAAGGGTTTGGTGAGATTTTTGGGAATTTCAGTGGAACTTAAAATTGGGACACAGGCATCTAAATCTTTGTGAATCTCTTTATAGAGGAAAAAGAGGACCcaggaattacaggccagtcagctgaACTTTGATACCGAGAAAGATACTGGAAATAATTATTAAACAGTCCATTGGTTAAAACCTAGAGGATATAgggggttataaggaatagccaacatggacctgtcaagaacaaatcatgccaaataaacctgatttccttctctgGTAGGATTACTGTCTAactggatgggggaaagcagtagatgtgacatatcttgattttagtaaggcttctgacacagtcccacacgacattctcataagaaaactagggaaatatgttCTAAATGAAACTACTATAAGGCAAGGGCATAACAGGTTAAAGATGATACTCAAAGAATAATTATCAATGGTCAAATTGGGAGGGTATATCTAGTGTGGACTTGCAAAGGTcaatcctgggtccagtactattcaatattttccttaattacttggataatgaaTTGGAGATTAGGCTCATAAAATGTGCTGATGACagcaaactgggaggggttgccagcactttggagaacaggagtagaattcaaaaggaccttgacaaattggaggccAGCAACTGGCTGATTAGCCCCACTCACTGCACCTGGGAAAAACACCTGTGGCTTAACTGGTTGATCCTCATAAAAGGAAGAGCAGCTCCTGGAACAGAGGAGCTGTAATACCAACCAGAGGCTAGAACAGCTATGCTAAGGAACAAGTGGATAGAGGGCAAACTGTGGGTAAATCCTTTTATCACAAAGGCTCTGAGGTAAGAACCAGGAACTTTTGGGTTGAAGAACTTATGGGTTTGAGGGACAGACTTGAAGTTTAGATCTTGTTTTGTTGAGGAGATTTGAAATAACAGAAAGAAACCACAACTAACCCTGCTAGAAACTAcctccctgggctctgagatggTTCcaggcagaattcccccagggaaGGGGCTATCTGAGCAAGTCTACACCCAGCTGGAAGAGGGTGCTATAAAACAGCCTCCAATCCCTTACGCTTCCACTCTATTTAAGGATGATTCTGGCCAGGTGATCAACTCTGCATTCTGTACAGGTGCTAAGACACAACATCTATGTTAGCTGAAAGGATGCAACAAAAATATCATACTGACCCACAAAGGGATGAGGGCAACCACAGTAATAGACTCATTAACATTACCATCATAATGTAAGACATTTGTATGTGTATGCAGTATTGTTGAAAACTTTCCTGGGATAAGATATGGTTTATAGTTGGGTAGCAAGCAGGTAGAGGCAGAAATTAAAGAGGAATCTTCACAGTTAAAGCACTAAACATGTGAACCAATTGGCTAATTCTAATGGGATAATAGTACCACCACTTTACATGCATTGCTCAGAGATGGAAACACTGTACACGTATGCCACCACTCTCTGCATGCACAGCATCATCTAGCACGATGCTATCAGGCCTTCATTCTCCAGCTCATGAAAGATGCCCTGATCAGGACAGGAAGGAAGAGCAAGGTAACCTGAAATGTTAAGGTTAAAATTTAAGTAAGTGGCTTAGCAGACTTAAATTGATACCACTGAAATAGTGCAAAGGCTTTTCTGTAAACTAAGACAAGTATTCCAGTACTACATGCCTACTCTTTGGATACAAAATGTGGCTAAACCTGGACTGGTTCAAATTTTAACTATTCAAAACCAGCCAACAGTCTGATTATTAATAGCTTGTTGGGGAAGGACTCCTGCAAGCATCTTTGATTGCGACAGTTAACACTGGCCACTTTACTTTTGAGTGAAAACATTCACAcaggatatatatacacacactaattTCACACCCTCTAGACATTCCCTTAATAAAAGCCAATAAGGCAAATTGAGGCAAACTATTAAAGCATTTTGAACTAAAGGAATTATCTGGTTTTCCATGACACCCACACAAATGGAGAGCTGAAGACCTATAGACGCAAGTACCTCTGATGGCAAAGAAGCAGAACTAACCACACAATTGGTATCTGTCAAGCTATGAATGTTTAATTTAACGGCCTAGCCAGAATCAAAGTCTGTACCTTCACTGTTACAAATGTGGGTTTTTAAGTTTGGggttttagggttttttaaaccGATTAGCTATCCTCTCCAAAAACCTACTGGAAACACAGCATTCTAATTTAACCAAAAGACAACCAATACAAAAGagtaatggcttttttttttaaaagccttcatTTCTGGCAGAACATTAAAATTGTCAGAATGAAGAAC
The genomic region above belongs to Caretta caretta isolate rCarCar2 chromosome 3, rCarCar1.hap1, whole genome shotgun sequence and contains:
- the LOC125633232 gene encoding uncharacterized protein LOC125633232 isoform X7, which translates into the protein MSRYGRYGGETKVYVGNLGTGAGKGELERAFSYYGPLRTVWIARNPPGFAFVEFEDPRDAEDAVRGLDGKVICGSRVRVELSTGMPRRSRYDRPPARRPFDPNDRCYECGEKGHYAYDCHRYSRRRRSRSRSRSHSRSRGRRYSRSRSRSRGRRSRSASLRRSRSVSPRRSRSASPRRSRSGSLKRSRSRSRSRSRSRSVTWPRSSFTGHLKSRAVMVNNRQTFGLGPMVDLNLAHLLKADQSPDPPLQREVIHRQEALEEGVQVL
- the LOC125633232 gene encoding serine/arginine-rich splicing factor 7 isoform X5 produces the protein MSRYGRYGGETKVYVGNLGTGAGKGELERAFSYYGPLRTVWIARNPPGFAFVEFEDPRDAEDAVRGLDGKVICGSRVRVELSTGMPRRSRYDRPPARRPFDPNDRCYECGEKGHYAYDCHRYSRRRRSRSRSRSHSRSRGRRYSRSRSRSRGRRSRSASLRRSRSVSPRRSRSASPRRSRSGSLKRSRSRSRSRSRSRSVTWPRSSRSKSRSPSPKRSHSPSGSPRRRSASPVRMD
- the LOC125633232 gene encoding serine/arginine-rich splicing factor 7 isoform X3; translation: MSRYGRYGGETKVYVGNLGTGAGKGELERAFSYYGPLRTVWIARNPPGFAFVEFEDPRDAEDAVRGLDGKVICGSRVRVELSTGMPRRSRYDRPPARRPFDPNDRCYECGEKGHYAYDCHRYSRRRRSRSRSRSHSRSRGRRYSRSRSRSRGRRSRSASLRRSRSVSPRRSRSASPRRSRSGSLKRSRSRSRSRSRSRSVTWPRSSRSKSRSPSPKRRRCSGYFWLKVKPSSEGLNPVSQVMFVARGKI
- the LOC125633232 gene encoding serine/arginine-rich splicing factor 7 isoform X4, whose protein sequence is MSRYGRYGGETKVYVGNLGTGAGKGELERAFSYYGPLRTVWIARNPPGFAFVEFEDPRDAEDAVRGLDGKVICGSRVRVELSTGMPRRSRYDRPPARRPFDPNDRCYECGEKGHYAYDCHRYSRRRRSRSRSRSHSRSRGRRYSRSRSRSRGRRSRSASLRRSRSVSPRRSRSASPRRSRSGSLKRSRSRSRSRSRSRSVTWPRSRSGSHGRSKSGSPAKSRSKSRSPSPKRSLSHL
- the LOC125633232 gene encoding serine/arginine-rich splicing factor 7 isoform X6, giving the protein MSRYGRYGGETKVYVGNLGTGAGKGELERAFSYYGPLRTVWIARNPPGFAFVEFEDPRDAEDAVRGLDGKVICGSRVRVELSTGMPRRSRYDRPPARRPFDPNDRCYECGEKGHYAYDCHRYSRRRRSRSRSRSHSRSRGRRYSRSRSRSRGRRSRSASLRRSRSVSPRRSRSASPRRSRSGSLKRSRSRSRSRSRSRSVTWPRSSRSKSRSPSPKRSLSHL
- the LOC125633232 gene encoding uncharacterized protein LOC125633232 isoform X1, translated to MSRYGRYGGETKVYVGNLGTGAGKGELERAFSYYGPLRTVWIARNPPGFAFVEFEDPRDAEDAVRGLDGKVICGSRVRVELSTGMPRRSRYDRPPARRPFDPNDRCYECGEKGHYAYDCHRYSRRRRSRSRSRSHSRSRGRRYSRSRSRSRGRRSRSASLRRSRSVSPRRSRSASPRRSRSGSLKRSRSRSRSRSRSRSVTWPRSRSGSHGRSKSGSPAKSRSKSRSPSPKRRRCSGYFWLKVKPSSEGLNPVSQVMFVARGKI
- the LOC125633232 gene encoding serine/arginine-rich splicing factor 7 isoform X2 — encoded protein: MSRYGRYGGETKVYVGNLGTGAGKGELERAFSYYGPLRTVWIARNPPGFAFVEFEDPRDAEDAVRGLDGKVICGSRVRVELSTGMPRRSRYDRPPARRPFDPNDRCYECGEKGHYAYDCHRYSRRRRSRSRSRSHSRSRGRRYSRSRSRSRGRRSRSASLRRSRSVSPRRSRSASPRRSRSGSLKRSRSRSRSRSRSRSVTWPRSRSGSHGRSKSGSPAKSRSKSRSPSPKRSHSPSGSPRRRSASPVRMD